One genomic segment of Paenibacillus durus includes these proteins:
- the rplJ gene encoding 50S ribosomal protein L10 translates to MANAKVIEAKQEAVDVVTGKLQNSITTVVADYRGLNVSQVTELRKQLREAGVEFQVLKNTLLRRATAAAELTELDEVLTGPTAIAFSANDAVAPAKILNDFAKKNDALKLKGGVVEGKVIGADQIKALAELPSREGLLSMLLSVLQAPMRNFALAVKAVADKEEQSA, encoded by the coding sequence TTGGCAAATGCTAAAGTAATTGAAGCTAAACAGGAAGCGGTTGATGTCGTTACCGGCAAACTGCAAAACAGCATCACGACTGTTGTTGCGGACTACCGCGGATTGAACGTTTCCCAAGTAACCGAACTGCGCAAGCAGCTTCGCGAAGCGGGCGTTGAATTCCAAGTTCTTAAGAACACACTGCTTCGCCGCGCAACCGCTGCGGCTGAGCTGACCGAGCTGGATGAAGTTCTGACAGGTCCTACCGCTATCGCCTTCAGTGCGAATGATGCAGTAGCACCGGCCAAAATTTTGAACGATTTTGCCAAAAAGAACGACGCTTTGAAACTGAAAGGCGGCGTTGTGGAAGGTAAAGTAATCGGCGCGGATCAAATCAAAGCGCTGGCAGAACTTCCTTCCCGCGAAGGACTGCTGTCCATGCTGCTTAGCGTTCTTCAGGCACCGATGCGCAACTTCGCGCTGGCAGTCAAAGCTGTCGCCGACAAAGAAGAGCAAAGCGCGTAA
- the rpmG gene encoding 50S ribosomal protein L33, with translation MRVIITLACTSCKQRNYATTKNKRNHPDRMELKKFCKFCNAQTPHRETR, from the coding sequence ATGCGGGTAATTATCACTTTGGCTTGTACAAGTTGCAAACAAAGAAACTACGCGACGACCAAAAACAAGCGTAATCATCCCGACCGCATGGAGTTGAAGAAGTTTTGCAAGTTTTGCAACGCGCAAACTCCTCATCGCGAAACTAGATAG
- a CDS encoding class I SAM-dependent methyltransferase: MSQHYYSQQPEARHDRRVINAVLRGTSYRFTSDAGVFSKGDMDYGSRALIEAMEIPDGSAVLDVGCGYGPIGLAAARLAPGGIVTMLDINSRAVELARENAKLNGISNVKIMESDVLAAVAGQTFDIILTNPPIRAGKSVVHRIFEEAYEHLNENGALWVVIQKKQGAPSAASKLESLFGEVREIGKDKGYRILKAEKITK, encoded by the coding sequence ATGTCCCAGCATTATTACTCGCAGCAGCCGGAAGCCCGTCACGACAGACGCGTTATTAACGCAGTGCTCCGGGGCACGAGTTATCGATTTACAAGCGATGCCGGCGTATTCTCCAAAGGAGATATGGATTATGGGAGCCGGGCGCTGATTGAAGCCATGGAAATTCCGGACGGCTCCGCGGTGCTTGATGTGGGCTGCGGCTATGGGCCGATTGGTCTTGCGGCGGCGCGCCTGGCTCCAGGAGGCATCGTGACGATGCTTGATATTAACAGCCGGGCAGTTGAGCTGGCCCGCGAAAATGCGAAACTGAATGGAATTTCAAATGTGAAGATCATGGAAAGCGATGTGCTGGCTGCAGTAGCTGGACAGACCTTTGATATTATTCTAACCAATCCTCCCATTCGTGCTGGGAAATCGGTGGTCCATCGTATTTTTGAGGAAGCCTATGAGCATTTGAATGAAAACGGAGCACTCTGGGTCGTTATTCAGAAGAAGCAGGGCGCGCCATCGGCGGCGTCGAAGCTCGAGAGTCTGTTCGGTGAAGTGCGGGAGATTGGCAAAGACAAAGGATACCGTATTTTAAAAGCTGAAAAAATCACAAAGTAA
- the nusG gene encoding transcription termination/antitermination protein NusG, with the protein MEKRWYVVHTYSGYENKVKANLEKRVESMGMEDKIFRVLVPMEEEVVNKDGKKKAVMRKVYPGYVLVEMIQTDDSWYVVRNTPGVTGFVGSTGSGSKPTALLPEEVEQILKHMGMVEPKPKIDFEIKESVRIMVGPFANFVGSVEEILADKSKIKVHVNMFGRETPLELDFTQVEKI; encoded by the coding sequence ATGGAAAAAAGATGGTACGTCGTTCATACCTACTCTGGGTATGAGAACAAGGTCAAAGCCAATTTGGAAAAGCGCGTTGAGTCCATGGGCATGGAAGACAAAATATTCCGCGTTCTTGTTCCTATGGAAGAAGAAGTGGTAAACAAGGATGGCAAGAAGAAGGCCGTCATGCGTAAAGTTTACCCCGGTTATGTTTTGGTCGAAATGATTCAGACGGATGATTCCTGGTATGTTGTCCGCAACACGCCGGGCGTTACGGGATTCGTAGGTTCGACGGGTTCGGGTTCCAAACCAACCGCATTGCTTCCGGAAGAGGTTGAGCAAATTCTGAAGCATATGGGCATGGTTGAGCCGAAACCGAAGATCGATTTCGAAATCAAGGAATCCGTACGCATTATGGTTGGTCCTTTTGCGAATTTTGTGGGCTCCGTGGAAGAAATTTTGGCTGACAAGAGCAAGATCAAGGTTCATGTGAACATGTTTGGAAGAGAAACCCCGCTGGAGTTGGATTTCACTCAAGTGGAGAAAATATAA
- the rplK gene encoding 50S ribosomal protein L11 yields MAKKVIKMVKLQIPAGKANPAPPVGPALGQAGVNIMAFCKEFNARTADQAGLIIPVEITVFEDRSFTFITKTPPAAVLLRIAAKVEKGSGEPNKKKVAKLNRAAVREIAEQKMPDLNAASVEAAMRMVEGTARSMGITIED; encoded by the coding sequence ATGGCTAAAAAAGTTATCAAGATGGTGAAACTGCAGATTCCTGCAGGGAAAGCGAACCCTGCGCCTCCGGTAGGTCCGGCGCTTGGTCAAGCAGGTGTCAACATCATGGCATTCTGTAAGGAATTCAACGCCCGTACCGCCGACCAAGCCGGTCTGATTATCCCGGTTGAAATCACGGTATTCGAGGATCGTTCCTTTACTTTCATCACCAAAACTCCTCCGGCTGCTGTTCTGCTCCGCATCGCTGCGAAAGTAGAAAAAGGCTCCGGCGAACCGAACAAGAAAAAAGTTGCAAAGCTGAACCGCGCCGCAGTGCGTGAAATCGCCGAGCAAAAAATGCCCGATCTGAACGCTGCATCCGTGGAAGCGGCTATGCGTATGGTTGAGGGAACTGCCCGCAGTATGGGCATCACGATCGAAGACTAA
- a CDS encoding NYN domain-containing protein gives MRDLRDVLLVDGYNMIGGWPELAALSQTGMQEARDRLLDLLADYQAYSGRRVIAVFDAYRVPGLGRSFVQGKVQVYFTKEKETADECIERLVGEYSHRRRQIYVATSDSTEQHVIFAQGALRVSARELRLEVEEMQREVKKTIEPRNTRSSRHTLEDKLPPEVRSRLEDWRRQ, from the coding sequence ATGAGAGACCTGCGCGATGTGTTGCTGGTGGACGGATATAATATGATCGGCGGCTGGCCGGAGCTCGCCGCGCTTTCCCAGACCGGCATGCAGGAAGCGCGTGACCGGCTGCTCGATCTGCTTGCCGATTATCAGGCCTATTCCGGGCGGCGCGTCATCGCCGTGTTCGACGCCTATCGTGTGCCGGGCCTCGGCCGTTCTTTTGTCCAGGGCAAAGTTCAAGTCTATTTCACGAAGGAAAAAGAAACAGCCGATGAGTGCATCGAGCGGCTGGTCGGAGAGTACAGCCACCGCCGCCGGCAGATTTATGTGGCCACCAGCGATTCTACCGAGCAGCATGTTATTTTTGCGCAGGGAGCGCTGCGCGTTTCGGCCAGGGAGCTTCGGCTGGAAGTGGAAGAGATGCAGCGGGAAGTCAAAAAGACAATCGAACCGCGAAACACCCGCTCCTCCCGGCACACTCTTGAGGACAAGCTGCCGCCCGAAGTGCGCAGCCGGCTGGAAGATTGGCGAAGACAATAA
- the rpoB gene encoding DNA-directed RNA polymerase subunit beta, with product MAGHLVQYGRRTRRSYARINEVLEVPNLIEIQQKSYDWFLEEGLREMFQDISPIQDFTGNLVLEFIDYSLGEPKYTVDDAKERDVTYAAPLRVKVRLINKETGEVKEQEVFMGDFPLMTETGTFIINGAERVIVSQLVRSPSVYFSTKVDKNGKKTYTATVIPNRGAWLELETDAKDIMYVRIDRTRKIPVTVLLRALGFGSDAEILELLGNDEYIRNTLDKDNTDSTEKALIEIYERLRPGEPPTLDNAKSLLVARFFDPKRYDLANVGRYKINKKLHIKNRLFNQRLAQPLVDESTGEILAETGQMVDRRLLDELLPYFEKSMAAKTYRVSGGVLDSEDIPLQTVEVFSPIEEGRVIKLIANGNIDKSVKHITQADIISSISYFINLLHGIGNTDDIDHLGNRRLRSVGELLQNQFRIGLSRMERVVRERMSIQDANAITPQALINIRPVIASIKEFFGSSQLSQFMDQTNPLAELTHKRRLSALGPGGLTRERAGFEVRDVHHSHYGRMCPIETPEGPNIGLINSLSTFARINEYGFIEAPYRWVDPKTGKVTEQIDYLTADEEDNYVVAQANAELTEDGAFRDEMVIVRYNKLSDNITTMPSNRVDYMDVSPKQVVSVATALIPFLENDDSNRALMGSNMQRQAVPLLIPKAPLVGTGMEHKSAKDSGVCIVSKYDGIIERSSANEIWLRRVESVDGKEVKGDIVKYKLHKFMRSNQGTCINQRPLAKRGDVVKKGDILADGPSTEMGELALGRNVVVAFMTWEGYNYEDAILLSEKLVKEDVYTSIHIEEYESEARDTKLGPEEITRDIPNVGEEALRNLDERGIIRIGAEISAGDILVGKVTPKGVTELTAEERLLHAIFGEKAREVRDTSLRVPHGSDGIIVDVKVFTRENGDELPPGVNQLVRVYIAQKRKISEGDKMAGRHGNKGVVARILPEEDMPFLPDGTPVQVVLNPLGVPSRMNIGQVLEVHIGFAAMRLGIHVATPVFDGAREYDVFDTMEEAGMQRNGKTILYDGRTGERFEREVTVGVMHMIKLAHMVDDKIHARSTGPYSLVTQQPLGGKAQFGGQRFGEMEVWALEAYGAAYTLQEILTVKSDDVVGRVKTYESIVKGENVPEPGVPESFKVLIKELQSLGMDVKILSGDEQEIEMKELDDEDETSSDKLSLNLEGAEVGVE from the coding sequence TTGGCAGGACATCTTGTTCAGTATGGTCGACGCACTCGGCGAAGCTATGCGAGAATTAACGAGGTACTCGAGGTCCCGAACCTGATTGAGATCCAACAAAAATCATATGATTGGTTTTTGGAGGAAGGATTGCGTGAAATGTTCCAGGACATCTCGCCGATCCAGGATTTCACAGGCAATTTGGTGCTGGAGTTCATTGATTACAGCTTGGGCGAACCGAAATATACGGTGGACGACGCCAAAGAGCGTGACGTGACTTATGCGGCGCCTCTTCGGGTCAAGGTACGGCTCATCAACAAGGAGACCGGCGAGGTCAAGGAACAGGAAGTGTTCATGGGGGATTTCCCGCTGATGACGGAGACCGGCACGTTTATTATTAACGGTGCGGAACGGGTTATTGTCAGCCAGTTGGTTCGCTCTCCTAGCGTCTACTTTAGCACTAAAGTGGATAAGAACGGCAAAAAAACCTACACGGCCACAGTTATTCCGAACCGTGGAGCCTGGCTGGAGCTGGAGACCGACGCGAAGGACATCATGTATGTCCGGATCGACCGCACCCGCAAAATTCCGGTTACCGTGCTGCTGCGTGCTCTCGGATTCGGCAGCGACGCCGAAATTCTGGAACTGCTTGGCAATGATGAATATATTCGCAATACCCTTGACAAGGACAACACGGACTCCACGGAGAAGGCGCTTATCGAAATTTACGAACGTCTTCGTCCGGGCGAGCCGCCGACCCTTGATAACGCCAAGAGTTTGCTCGTAGCGCGTTTCTTCGACCCTAAGCGTTACGACCTGGCAAATGTGGGCCGTTACAAAATCAATAAGAAGCTGCACATCAAGAACCGTCTCTTTAACCAGCGGTTGGCTCAGCCTTTGGTGGACGAATCGACCGGCGAAATCCTGGCCGAGACCGGTCAGATGGTTGACCGTCGTTTGCTGGACGAACTGCTGCCGTATTTCGAGAAAAGTATGGCTGCCAAGACCTACCGCGTAAGCGGCGGCGTTCTTGACAGTGAAGACATTCCTCTTCAAACGGTGGAGGTATTCTCTCCAATCGAAGAAGGACGAGTGATCAAACTGATCGCTAACGGCAATATCGACAAGTCTGTGAAGCATATTACCCAGGCTGATATTATTTCCTCGATCAGCTACTTTATTAATCTGCTGCACGGAATCGGCAATACCGACGATATCGACCACTTGGGTAACCGCCGCCTGCGTTCCGTGGGCGAGCTTCTGCAGAACCAGTTCCGTATCGGTCTTTCCCGGATGGAACGTGTAGTGCGGGAGAGAATGTCAATTCAAGACGCGAATGCGATCACACCTCAGGCGCTGATTAATATCCGTCCGGTTATCGCGTCGATCAAGGAGTTCTTCGGAAGCTCCCAGCTGTCGCAGTTTATGGACCAGACAAACCCGCTTGCGGAGTTGACGCATAAACGCCGTCTGTCCGCGCTCGGTCCAGGCGGTCTGACGCGTGAGCGCGCGGGCTTTGAGGTCCGCGACGTCCATCACAGTCACTACGGCCGGATGTGTCCTATTGAGACCCCGGAAGGTCCGAATATTGGTCTGATCAACTCCTTGTCGACGTTCGCTCGCATTAACGAATACGGCTTTATTGAAGCGCCGTACCGTTGGGTCGATCCGAAGACGGGTAAAGTTACGGAACAAATCGATTATCTTACGGCAGACGAAGAAGATAATTATGTAGTTGCTCAGGCGAATGCCGAGTTGACGGAGGATGGGGCGTTCAGGGACGAGATGGTTATCGTTCGTTATAACAAGCTGTCCGACAACATCACGACAATGCCGAGTAACCGCGTGGATTATATGGACGTTTCGCCAAAACAGGTTGTATCCGTCGCGACGGCGCTCATTCCGTTCCTTGAGAATGATGACTCCAACCGCGCTCTGATGGGTTCCAACATGCAACGTCAGGCCGTTCCGCTGCTCATTCCGAAGGCGCCGCTGGTCGGCACGGGAATGGAGCATAAATCGGCTAAAGATTCGGGCGTATGTATCGTTTCCAAATATGACGGCATCATCGAACGCTCATCGGCCAATGAAATCTGGCTGCGGCGTGTTGAGTCCGTCGACGGCAAAGAAGTTAAAGGCGACATCGTTAAATATAAATTACACAAATTCATGCGTTCGAACCAAGGTACCTGCATTAACCAGCGTCCTCTTGCCAAGAGAGGCGATGTCGTCAAGAAAGGTGACATCCTGGCGGACGGTCCTTCCACGGAAATGGGCGAATTGGCGCTCGGCCGCAACGTAGTCGTAGCGTTCATGACTTGGGAAGGCTACAACTACGAGGATGCCATCCTGCTGAGCGAGAAGCTTGTGAAAGAGGATGTATACACTTCGATCCATATCGAGGAATACGAATCCGAAGCGCGGGATACGAAGCTCGGACCGGAAGAGATTACACGTGACATTCCGAACGTGGGTGAAGAAGCCCTTCGCAATCTGGATGAACGCGGAATTATCCGCATCGGTGCGGAAATCAGCGCGGGCGATATTCTCGTCGGCAAGGTTACGCCAAAAGGCGTGACGGAATTGACGGCGGAAGAACGCCTGCTGCACGCCATCTTCGGCGAGAAAGCCCGCGAAGTGCGCGATACTTCCCTGCGCGTGCCTCACGGAAGTGACGGCATTATCGTCGATGTCAAGGTGTTTACTCGTGAGAACGGCGACGAGCTGCCTCCTGGCGTCAATCAGTTGGTTCGTGTCTATATCGCCCAGAAACGTAAAATCTCCGAGGGCGACAAAATGGCCGGACGTCACGGCAACAAGGGTGTCGTAGCCCGGATTCTGCCTGAAGAAGATATGCCGTTCCTGCCGGACGGAACACCGGTGCAGGTTGTGCTCAACCCGCTGGGCGTTCCTTCTCGGATGAACATTGGGCAGGTGCTTGAGGTTCACATCGGGTTCGCCGCCATGCGTCTGGGCATCCACGTCGCAACGCCGGTATTCGATGGAGCGCGTGAGTATGACGTGTTCGACACGATGGAAGAAGCCGGCATGCAGCGTAACGGTAAGACCATTCTGTACGACGGACGGACGGGCGAACGTTTTGAACGTGAAGTTACGGTCGGCGTCATGCACATGATCAAGCTGGCGCACATGGTCGACGATAAAATCCATGCCCGTTCCACTGGACCATACTCGCTCGTTACGCAGCAGCCGCTCGGCGGTAAAGCCCAATTCGGCGGACAGCGCTTCGGTGAGATGGAAGTGTGGGCGCTTGAAGCATACGGCGCCGCCTATACGCTGCAAGAGATTCTGACTGTTAAATCCGATGACGTTGTCGGACGGGTGAAGACATACGAGTCCATTGTCAAAGGCGAGAATGTGCCGGAGCCGGGCGTTCCTGAGTCCTTCAAAGTATTGATCAAAGAGCTTCAGTCTCTCGGTATGGACGTCAAAATCCTGAGCGGCGACGAGCAGGAGATCGAAATGAAAGAGTTGGACGACGAGGATGAGACTTCAAGCGACAAGCTGAGCCTCAATCTGGAAGGTGCGGAAGTCGGAGTGGAATAA
- the rlmB gene encoding 23S rRNA (guanosine(2251)-2'-O)-methyltransferase RlmB, producing MVEDYDKTEEILAGKHSVLEALRAGRTLNKIWIAENAQKALTAPIVAEARQAGVIIQHVDKRKLDQLAPGLQHQGVVAQAAPYAYAEVEDLLAAAEAKGEPPFLLLLDEIEDPHNLGSILRSADCTGVHGVIVPKRRSAQITATVSRTSAGAVEYVPVARVTNLGQTIDRLKELGIWVVGTDVDTDQDLFGSDIFTGPVAVVIGNESKGMGRLIREKCDMLLKLPMVGRINSLNASVAAGVIMYEVLRRRRRPE from the coding sequence ATGGTTGAAGATTACGATAAGACCGAAGAAATATTGGCCGGCAAGCATTCAGTGCTTGAAGCGCTGCGCGCAGGCCGGACTCTTAATAAAATATGGATCGCGGAGAACGCGCAAAAAGCGCTGACGGCTCCCATCGTGGCCGAGGCCCGTCAGGCGGGCGTCATTATCCAGCATGTGGATAAACGCAAGCTGGATCAGCTCGCTCCCGGATTGCAGCATCAGGGAGTGGTTGCCCAGGCCGCTCCTTACGCCTACGCGGAAGTCGAGGATCTGTTGGCCGCCGCCGAAGCTAAGGGGGAGCCTCCGTTCCTATTGCTTCTGGATGAAATAGAAGATCCGCATAACCTTGGTTCAATCCTCCGCAGCGCCGATTGCACCGGGGTGCATGGTGTAATAGTGCCTAAGCGGCGTTCTGCGCAAATAACAGCCACGGTATCGAGGACTTCCGCCGGTGCGGTGGAATATGTGCCCGTTGCGCGGGTAACAAATCTGGGGCAGACAATCGACCGGCTCAAAGAGCTTGGTATTTGGGTTGTCGGAACGGATGTCGATACGGATCAGGATTTGTTCGGCTCCGATATCTTTACCGGTCCGGTTGCGGTAGTGATTGGGAACGAGAGCAAGGGTATGGGCCGGCTGATCCGCGAAAAATGCGATATGCTGCTGAAGCTTCCGATGGTTGGTAGAATCAACTCACTTAATGCTTCCGTAGCGGCGGGCGTCATTATGTACGAGGTGCTGCGGCGCCGTCGCAGACCGGAATAG
- the rplL gene encoding 50S ribosomal protein L7/L12 produces MSKEAILEEIKGMSVLELNELVKAIEEEFGVTAAAPVAVAGGAAVAAEAEQTEFDVILTSAGGSKINVIKVVREITGLGLKEAKDLVDNAPKPIKEKVSKEDADAVKAKLEEAGAAVEVK; encoded by the coding sequence ATGAGTAAAGAAGCAATCTTGGAAGAAATCAAAGGCATGAGCGTACTGGAACTGAACGAACTGGTTAAAGCAATCGAAGAAGAATTCGGCGTAACTGCAGCAGCTCCTGTAGCAGTTGCTGGCGGCGCAGCAGTAGCTGCTGAAGCAGAGCAAACTGAATTCGACGTAATCCTGACAAGCGCTGGCGGTTCCAAGATCAACGTAATCAAAGTTGTTCGCGAAATCACTGGCCTGGGTCTGAAAGAAGCCAAGGACTTGGTAGACAACGCTCCGAAGCCGATCAAAGAAAAAGTAAGCAAAGAAGACGCAGATGCTGTCAAAGCAAAGCTGGAAGAAGCAGGCGCAGCTGTAGAAGTGAAGTAA
- a CDS encoding Mini-ribonuclease 3, with amino-acid sequence MSEGWFPYSPSKPVKLISPIVLAYIGDAIYEVAVRQYLISRPNLRPNHLHRAATGFVSAKAQSKILSLLEPELTDEEKDIIRQGRNAKSGTIPKNADVLEYRYATAFECLIGYLYYTGQQARLQELIHSGIQQMES; translated from the coding sequence ATGAGTGAAGGCTGGTTTCCTTATTCGCCTTCCAAGCCGGTCAAGCTGATTTCGCCTATTGTGCTTGCCTATATCGGAGACGCGATTTATGAGGTGGCGGTACGGCAGTATCTCATTTCGCGTCCCAACCTGCGCCCGAATCATCTTCACCGCGCTGCGACCGGGTTCGTGTCGGCCAAAGCGCAGAGTAAGATTCTCAGTTTGCTGGAACCGGAGCTTACGGATGAGGAGAAGGATATTATTCGGCAAGGACGCAACGCCAAGTCAGGCACCATACCGAAAAATGCCGATGTACTGGAGTACCGCTACGCCACGGCCTTTGAATGTCTGATCGGCTATCTGTATTACACGGGACAGCAGGCAAGGTTGCAGGAATTGATACACAGCGGCATTCAGCAAATGGAAAGTTAG
- the secE gene encoding preprotein translocase subunit SecE: MKRSFKSLFSFFTESWTELKKVRWPNRKELTNYTLIVLGTIVVVALYFWVLDIGISFVIESII, from the coding sequence GTGAAACGCAGTTTCAAGTCTTTGTTTTCCTTTTTCACTGAGAGCTGGACTGAACTTAAGAAGGTTCGATGGCCCAATCGTAAAGAACTAACCAACTATACATTGATCGTTCTAGGTACAATCGTAGTTGTCGCGCTTTATTTCTGGGTTCTGGACATCGGTATTTCCTTTGTGATCGAATCGATTATTTAG
- the sigH gene encoding RNA polymerase sporulation sigma factor SigH — MSVDLKELVLSEYEFISDEDIVEAFRSGDGGALEHLINKYRNFVRAKARSYFLIGADREDIVQEGMIGLYKAIRDFKGDKLSSFKAFAELCITRQIITAIKTATRQKHIPLNSYVSLDKPIYDEDSDRTLMDVICGSQVLDPEELIINQEEFIGLEDKMAEILSDLERKVLMLYLDGRSYQEIAEDLKRHVKSIDNALQRVKRKLERYLEVRDN, encoded by the coding sequence GTGAGTGTCGACCTCAAGGAACTAGTGCTTTCCGAGTATGAATTCATAAGCGATGAAGACATCGTCGAAGCTTTTCGAAGCGGGGACGGTGGCGCGTTGGAACATCTGATCAACAAATACCGCAATTTTGTGCGCGCGAAGGCCCGGTCCTATTTTCTGATCGGAGCGGATCGCGAGGATATTGTTCAGGAAGGCATGATCGGCCTTTATAAGGCGATTCGTGATTTTAAGGGCGACAAGTTGTCTTCGTTCAAGGCTTTTGCCGAGCTGTGTATTACCCGGCAGATCATTACAGCCATCAAGACGGCCACACGCCAGAAGCATATTCCGCTTAATTCCTACGTCTCTTTGGACAAGCCGATTTATGACGAGGATTCGGATCGAACTCTGATGGACGTCATTTGCGGCTCGCAGGTGCTGGACCCCGAGGAACTGATTATCAATCAGGAGGAATTCATCGGACTTGAGGACAAGATGGCCGAAATTCTCAGCGATTTAGAACGTAAAGTGCTGATGCTCTATCTCGATGGACGATCCTATCAGGAAATCGCCGAAGATTTGAAGCGGCATGTGAAGTCGATTGACAACGCTCTGCAGCGGGTAAAGCGGAAACTGGAAAGATATCTGGAAGTGCGTGACAATTAG
- the rplA gene encoding 50S ribosomal protein L1, which yields MAKHGKKYLEAVKLIDSEATYEPAEAVELVKKAATAKFDETVEAAVRLGVDPRKQDQAVRGVVVLPHGTGKTQRVLVFAKGDKAKEAEAAGADFVGDQDMINKIQQGWFEFDVCVATPDMMSEVGKLGRLLGGKGLMPNPKAGTVTFDVAKAVQEIKAGKIEYRLDKAGQIHAPIGKVSFDAAQLNENLKALIDALNRAKPAAAKGVYLKGIAVSSTMGPSARVSTAAYR from the coding sequence ATGGCTAAACATGGTAAGAAATACCTGGAAGCTGTTAAGCTGATTGACAGCGAAGCGACTTACGAGCCTGCGGAAGCTGTTGAGCTTGTGAAGAAGGCGGCAACTGCCAAATTCGACGAAACCGTTGAAGCGGCTGTCCGTCTGGGCGTAGACCCTCGTAAACAAGACCAAGCCGTTCGCGGCGTTGTTGTCCTGCCTCATGGCACAGGCAAAACCCAGCGCGTGCTTGTATTTGCGAAAGGTGACAAAGCGAAGGAAGCGGAAGCGGCTGGCGCTGATTTTGTTGGCGATCAAGATATGATCAACAAAATCCAACAAGGCTGGTTCGAATTCGATGTCTGCGTAGCTACACCTGATATGATGAGTGAAGTCGGTAAACTGGGCCGTCTGCTCGGTGGTAAAGGCCTTATGCCTAACCCTAAAGCCGGCACGGTTACATTCGATGTTGCCAAGGCTGTTCAAGAAATCAAAGCCGGTAAAATCGAGTACCGTCTGGACAAAGCGGGTCAAATTCATGCGCCGATCGGCAAAGTGTCTTTTGATGCTGCTCAACTGAACGAGAACCTTAAAGCACTTATCGATGCGTTGAACCGTGCGAAACCGGCTGCAGCCAAAGGGGTATACCTCAAAGGCATCGCCGTATCTTCGACTATGGGACCAAGCGCTCGTGTAAGCACGGCTGCTTACAGATAA